The proteins below come from a single Miscanthus floridulus cultivar M001 chromosome 1, ASM1932011v1, whole genome shotgun sequence genomic window:
- the LOC136489778 gene encoding uncharacterized protein, which yields MPEPDPASPPPYLDPLWPDLDPPWPDLDPPWLDLDPSWPDLDPSSEKDGNFLARYCWASSPEKDVLRMEGREGRFLAPDLVGHHLLRWILPSVIGPPLPRSSCRPTSPTPTPKERRRLARAASTTASPWEELRRGAGEGGA from the coding sequence ATGCCGGAGCCAGATCCGGCCTCCCCGCCGCCGTATCTGGACCCGCTGTGGCCAGATCTAGACCCGCCATGGCCGGATCTAGACCCGCCATGGCTGGATTTAGACCCGTCGTGGCCGGATCTGGACCCATCGTCGGAGAAGGACGGCAACTTCCTCGCGCGCTATTGCTGGGCGTCGTCGCCGGAGAAGGACGTGCTGAGGATGGAGGGCCGAGAAGGGCGCTTCCTCGCGCCGGATCTCGTCGGCCACCACCTCCTCAGGTGGATCTTGCCGAGCGTCATCGGGCCGCCTCTCCCGCGCTCGAGCTGCCGACCCAcctcgcccacgcccacgccgaaggagcgccgccgcctcgcccGCGCCGCCAGCACCACTGCCTCGCCGTGGGAGGAGCTCAGGAGAGGAGCCGGGGAGGGAGGggcttga
- the LOC136537855 gene encoding cold-regulated protein 27-like isoform X3, which produces MGGVSLNQPLINDDPLPLPLPGSIAKQGDQIEGLLSAGWTNERHSSYISSMEASFVEQLYGQENCNYDANKNNLRNIVINSFPENPWVRRFKPRGACVNHRGIGMEPIVDDYGSGTDTVREKVRTHAGVAKTSVIIEVTDQNFPDDGIQSSNDPCKKQKSISGPASNDQDT; this is translated from the exons ATGGGAGGTGTGTCGTTGAACCAGCCGTTGATCAACGACGACccgctgcccctgcccctgcccggcAGTATCGCCAAG CAGGGTGATCAAATTGAAGGCTTGTTGTCAGCTGGATGGACAAATGAGCGGCACAGCTCGTACATAAGCTCCATGGAGGCATCTTTCGTGGAGCAACTTTATGGCCAAGAGAACTGCAACTATGATGCTAATAAGAACAATCTCCGTAATATTGTTATAAATAGCTTCCCTGAGAATCCCTGGGTAAGGCGTTTCAAGCCACGCGGTGCCTGTGTGAATCACCGTGGCATTGGGATGGAACCTATTGTTGACGATTATGGGTCAGGCACTGACACGGTCCGAGAGAAGGTCCGGACCCATGCAGGAGTAGCGAAGACTTCTGTTATTATTG AAGTCACGGATCAGAATTTTCCTGATGACGGGATTCAATCCAGTAACGATCCATGCAAGAAACAGAAGTCTATTTCTGGCCCTGCATCAAATGACCAGGATACATAA
- the LOC136537855 gene encoding cold-regulated protein 27-like isoform X1 → MGGVSLNQPLINDDPLPLPLPGSIAKQGDQIEGLLSAGWTNERHSSYISSMEASFVEQLYGQENCNYDANKNNLRNIVINSFPENPWVRRFKPRGACVNHRGIGMEPIVDDYGSGTDTVREKVRTHAGVAKTSVIIGKSKEVTDQNFPDDGIQSSNDPCKKQKSISGPASNDQDT, encoded by the exons ATGGGAGGTGTGTCGTTGAACCAGCCGTTGATCAACGACGACccgctgcccctgcccctgcccggcAGTATCGCCAAG CAGGGTGATCAAATTGAAGGCTTGTTGTCAGCTGGATGGACAAATGAGCGGCACAGCTCGTACATAAGCTCCATGGAGGCATCTTTCGTGGAGCAACTTTATGGCCAAGAGAACTGCAACTATGATGCTAATAAGAACAATCTCCGTAATATTGTTATAAATAGCTTCCCTGAGAATCCCTGGGTAAGGCGTTTCAAGCCACGCGGTGCCTGTGTGAATCACCGTGGCATTGGGATGGAACCTATTGTTGACGATTATGGGTCAGGCACTGACACGGTCCGAGAGAAGGTCCGGACCCATGCAGGAGTAGCGAAGACTTCTGTTATTATTGGTAAAAGCAAAG AAGTCACGGATCAGAATTTTCCTGATGACGGGATTCAATCCAGTAACGATCCATGCAAGAAACAGAAGTCTATTTCTGGCCCTGCATCAAATGACCAGGATACATAA
- the LOC136537855 gene encoding cold-regulated protein 27-like isoform X4, protein MGGVSLNQPLINDDPLPLPLPGSIAKGDQIEGLLSAGWTNERHSSYISSMEASFVEQLYGQENCNYDANKNNLRNIVINSFPENPWVRRFKPRGACVNHRGIGMEPIVDDYGSGTDTVREKVRTHAGVAKTSVIIEVTDQNFPDDGIQSSNDPCKKQKSISGPASNDQDT, encoded by the exons ATGGGAGGTGTGTCGTTGAACCAGCCGTTGATCAACGACGACccgctgcccctgcccctgcccggcAGTATCGCCAAG GGTGATCAAATTGAAGGCTTGTTGTCAGCTGGATGGACAAATGAGCGGCACAGCTCGTACATAAGCTCCATGGAGGCATCTTTCGTGGAGCAACTTTATGGCCAAGAGAACTGCAACTATGATGCTAATAAGAACAATCTCCGTAATATTGTTATAAATAGCTTCCCTGAGAATCCCTGGGTAAGGCGTTTCAAGCCACGCGGTGCCTGTGTGAATCACCGTGGCATTGGGATGGAACCTATTGTTGACGATTATGGGTCAGGCACTGACACGGTCCGAGAGAAGGTCCGGACCCATGCAGGAGTAGCGAAGACTTCTGTTATTATTG AAGTCACGGATCAGAATTTTCCTGATGACGGGATTCAATCCAGTAACGATCCATGCAAGAAACAGAAGTCTATTTCTGGCCCTGCATCAAATGACCAGGATACATAA
- the LOC136537855 gene encoding cold-regulated protein 27-like isoform X2, with translation MGGVSLNQPLINDDPLPLPLPGSIAKGDQIEGLLSAGWTNERHSSYISSMEASFVEQLYGQENCNYDANKNNLRNIVINSFPENPWVRRFKPRGACVNHRGIGMEPIVDDYGSGTDTVREKVRTHAGVAKTSVIIGKSKEVTDQNFPDDGIQSSNDPCKKQKSISGPASNDQDT, from the exons ATGGGAGGTGTGTCGTTGAACCAGCCGTTGATCAACGACGACccgctgcccctgcccctgcccggcAGTATCGCCAAG GGTGATCAAATTGAAGGCTTGTTGTCAGCTGGATGGACAAATGAGCGGCACAGCTCGTACATAAGCTCCATGGAGGCATCTTTCGTGGAGCAACTTTATGGCCAAGAGAACTGCAACTATGATGCTAATAAGAACAATCTCCGTAATATTGTTATAAATAGCTTCCCTGAGAATCCCTGGGTAAGGCGTTTCAAGCCACGCGGTGCCTGTGTGAATCACCGTGGCATTGGGATGGAACCTATTGTTGACGATTATGGGTCAGGCACTGACACGGTCCGAGAGAAGGTCCGGACCCATGCAGGAGTAGCGAAGACTTCTGTTATTATTGGTAAAAGCAAAG AAGTCACGGATCAGAATTTTCCTGATGACGGGATTCAATCCAGTAACGATCCATGCAAGAAACAGAAGTCTATTTCTGGCCCTGCATCAAATGACCAGGATACATAA
- the LOC136537894 gene encoding LOW QUALITY PROTEIN: protein STRUBBELIG-RECEPTOR FAMILY 6-like (The sequence of the model RefSeq protein was modified relative to this genomic sequence to represent the inferred CDS: inserted 2 bases in 1 codon), with product MARAAWAAWLLVLMCFGAWTPRQILVAAATDANDVTALNTLFTSMNSPGQLQGWKVSGGDPCGESWQGITCSGSSVTAIKLLNLGLSGNLAYNMNTMDSLVELDMSQNNLGGGQQIPYNLPNKKIERLNLAGNQFSGAVPYSISTMPKLKYLNLNHNQLSGDITDIFSNLPSLTTVDLSSNSLTGNLPQSFTSLSSLKTLYLQNNQLTGSINVLANLPLDDLNVANNHFTGWIPNELKKINSLQTDGNSWSTGPAPPPPPFTAPPQSRNRRKSPGQRSNGSNNSSSGGSSGIGAGAIAGIIISVLVVGAVVAFFLIKRNKRKGAMPEHYEQRQPFNSFPSNEVKNMKPIEEATTVQVESLPSPAAVNLKPPPKIERNQSFDDDDFANKPVAKKRXNAAPVKATVYSVADLQMATDSFNMDNLIGEGTFGRVYRAQFSDGKALAVKKLNSTALPRQSSDDFYELVTNISKLHHPNLSELVGYCMEHGQHLLIYDFHRNGSLHDMLHLSDDYNKPLSWNSRVKIALGSARALEYLHEICSPSIIHKNFKSSNILLDTELNPHISDAGHSSFVPDAEFQASDQVSGYSAPEVDMSGQYTLKSDVYSFGVVMLELLTGRKPFDSSRPRSEQSLVRWATPQLHDIDALDQMVDPALKGLYPAKSLSRFADVVALCVQPEPEFRPPMSEVVQALVRLVQRANMTRRMIDGEEASRRPDDQEQEFV from the exons ATGGCGAGGGCGGCCTGGGCCGCTTGGCTGCTCGTCCTCATGTGCTTCGGCGCTTGGACCCCGCGGCAAATCTTGGTCGCCGCGGCCACCGACGCGAATGATG TTACTGCCCTCAACACGCTGTTTACCAGCATGAATTCGCCGGGACAGCTGCAGGGCTGGAAGGTGAGTGGTGGCGACCCATGCGGCGAATCGTGGCAGGGCATCACTTGCTCTGGATCCTCTGTCACTGCAAT TAAATTGCTGAACTTGGGCCTCTCGGGAAATCTGGCCTACAACATGAACACCATGGATTCACTAGTTGAGCT AGACATGAGCCAAAACAATCTCGGTGGTGGCCAACAGATTCCGTACAATCTTCCAAATAAGAAGATTGAAAGACT CAATCTGGCAGGAAACCAGTTCTCTGGAGCTGTGCCATACTCAATTTCCACGATGCCTAAACTGAAGTACCT AAACCTTAATCATAACCAGCTATCAGGAGATATCACTGACATATTTTCCAACCTCCCAAGTTTAACCACAGT AGACCTTTCCTCCAATTCTCTTACTGGCAATCTACCACAAAGTTTCACTTCTTTGTCAAGCCTGAAAACACT GTATTTGCAGAACAATCAACTTACTGGTTCAATCAATGTACTTGCGAATCTTCCCCTTGATGATCT GAATGTTGCAAACAACCACTTCACTGGTTGGATTCCTAATGAGTTAAAGAAGATAAATAGTCTGCA AACCGATGGTAACTCTTGGAGCACAGgcccagcaccaccaccaccaccatttaCAGCTCCTCCACAGTCGCGCAACCGTCGAAAGAGCCCAGGCCAGCGCTCCAATGGAAGTAACAACTCGAGTTCAGGTGGAAGCTCTGGCATAGGTGCTGGAGCCATAGCAGGCATTATCATATCTGTTCTTGTTGTTGGAGCAGTTGTTGCGTTCTTCCTGATAAAGAGAAATAAACGAAAAGGTGCAATGCCAGAACACTATGAACAACGCCAGCCGTTCAATTCGTTCCCTTCAAATGAAGTGAAAA ACATGAAGCCTATTGAAGAGGCTACCACTGTACAGGTGGAGTCTTTGCCTTCTCCTGCTGCAGTTAACCTGAAACCACCTCCCAAGATTGAGCGGAATCAAtcatttgatgatgatgattttgCAAACAAGCCTGTTGCCAAGAAAAG TAATGCAGCACCAGTTAAGGCAACTGTTTATTCAGTTGCTGACCTACAGATGGCAACAGATAGCTTCAACATGGACAACCTTATTGGAGAGGGTACTTTTGGACGTGTGTACAGGGCACAATTCAGTGATGGAAAG GCTCTAGCTGTGAAGAAATTAAACAGTACAGCTCTGCCAAGGCAATCATCAGATGATTTCTATGAGTTGGTGACGAACATTTCAAAGTTGCACCATCCCAATCTCAGTGAGCTTGTGGGCTACTGCATGGAGCACGGACAGCACTTGCTTATTTATGATTTCCACAGGAATGGTTCACTGCATGATATGCTCCATCTCTCAGATGATTATAACAAGCCACTCAGTTGGAATTCTCGTGTTAAGATTGCATTGGGCTCTGCACGTGCACTAGA GTATCTTCATGAAATTTGTTCTCCATCTATAATTCACAAGAACTTTAAGTCGTCCAATATTTTACTGGACACCGAGCTCAATCCTCACATTTCTGATGCTGGGCATTCAAGTTTTGTTCCAGATGCTGAGTTCCAG GCTTCAGATCAGGTTTCTGGATATAGTGCTCCTGAggtggacatgtccggtcagtataCCCTCAAGAGTGATGTATACAGCTTTGGAGTCGTCATGCTGGAACTCTTGACGGGCCGTAAACCATTTGACAG CTCTAGGCCCCGGTCAGAGCAATCACTTGTCCGGTGGGCAACTCCCCAGCTGCATGACATTGACGCCTTGGACCAGATGGTTGATCCAGCGCTCAAGGGTCTTTACCCCGCCAAATCCCTCTCCCGTTTTGCCGATGTTGTTGCTCTGTGTGTACAG CCTGAGCCAGAGTTCAGGCCTCCAATGTCTGAGGTGGTGCAAGCATTGGTGCGTCTTGTTCAGAgggccaacatgaccaggagaatGATCGATGGTGAGGAGGCTTCTCGGAGGCCGGATGACCAGGAACAGGAATTCGTCTAA